In the Deferribacter desulfuricans SSM1 genome, AATTGAGTAAATATGAACCATTGTACTTACAAATGTTACAACAATTAGCATTATTGAAGAAAGTGGGTCTATCAATATTCCAAATGGTATCGTTATCTTACCAGCAATTACCCACTCATATACTGTTGCATCAAGCCTATACCCATTTGCCACTCTAAAAAATGTAAATATAGCAAGTGCTAGAGAAACCAACACACCTGCAATAGCTATATAGTGAGCTTTCTTTTTTATATAGAGTCTACCAAAAATACCATTTATCAAAAATGCTGCTAAAGGTCCTAAAAGTATCCCTAATTCAATCATATCCCTACTCCTATCCTCTTAGTGAATTAATTTCGTCTGCATTTATTGTGGATTTATTTCTAAATAGAGTAATAATAAGAGCAAGCCCCACTGCAGCTTCAGCAGCAGCCACACACATCACAAAGACAATGAATATCTGACCAGTCATAGTATGCAAATATTTCGAATAAGCAGCAAGATTTATATTAACTGCATTCAGCATTAGTTCCAATGACATAAACATTACTATGAGATTTCTTCTTATCAATACACCAGTCATACCAATCCCAAACAGAATAGCACTTAAAACTAAATAATGCTGTAGTGTTAAAGTCATTCTCCACCTCCCCTATTCTTTCCTAGCCAACACTATCGCACCAATCATAGCAACCAACAAAAGGATAGAAGCTATTTCAAATGGCACAAGAAAATCAGTAAACAACGCTTTACCAAACAACTTGACATTTCCATATTGCGAAATCACTGTATCAGTAATATCACCCTTTTGTCCTAATACATCAGTTGTTTTAACAGCTATCAATGTTTGTATAACGATTATAATTGAAACTACTGTACCTATTGCATATCTAAAAGGTATTTTAATAAATCCATGAGATTTTGGATTAAGCAGCATCACTACAAATAGGTAAAGAACTAAAATAGCTCCTGCATAAACCAAAACCTGAATCGCTGCGATAAATTCAGCATCAAGCTGAACAAAAATACCTGCTACACTGAAAAATGTCAGCAGCATCCATAGGGCTGAATGTACAGGGTTTGTTCTAGTTATCATAAACAACGCTGATACAATAGCTAAAAATGCCAGGATATAAAACGCTACCTGTTCCATTTTATTCTCCTTTATCTTTTAAATATTCTTTATATTTGTCTACTAAAAACTTCATATTAACCCTGTAACCTTCTCTCGTTGGTCTAACAACATCATAACTTCTGCCCATATGGATTGCATCAACTGGACAAGCTTCTTCACAAAATCCACAATATATACATCTATCCAATTCAATTTCATATTTTCTAATTAATCTTTCACCATTTGGCCC is a window encoding:
- the nuoK gene encoding NADH-quinone oxidoreductase subunit NuoK, which translates into the protein MTLTLQHYLVLSAILFGIGMTGVLIRRNLIVMFMSLELMLNAVNINLAAYSKYLHTMTGQIFIVFVMCVAAAEAAVGLALIITLFRNKSTINADEINSLRG
- a CDS encoding NADH-quinone oxidoreductase subunit J: MEQVAFYILAFLAIVSALFMITRTNPVHSALWMLLTFFSVAGIFVQLDAEFIAAIQVLVYAGAILVLYLFVVMLLNPKSHGFIKIPFRYAIGTVVSIIIVIQTLIAVKTTDVLGQKGDITDTVISQYGNVKLFGKALFTDFLVPFEIASILLLVAMIGAIVLARKE